In Drosophila bipectinata strain 14024-0381.07 chromosome 2R, DbipHiC1v2, whole genome shotgun sequence, one genomic interval encodes:
- the LOC108121217 gene encoding gamma-butyrobetaine dioxygenase, which translates to MFQADRRELPSHASQLAVPPKEQDHPCLVLVPDMYQDMQFPDIWLRDNCLCQECFMPQTLSRLPQLWNNLDTSVRVLRQEVDVEQQVLYIEWSDGHFSQYPYSWLRERDFSEANRERYLRDFYRPEQQLWSGRDFEHIRRVFNYQELLTNDCVLQQWLQHLAVFGVALVKEAPLQMDVLRHLCNRVGFMRRTTYGEEFSVRAQPGASNYAYLAAPLPLHTDMPYFEYLPGVTLLHTLEQSASPGGVNLLTDAFYVADILRERYPEHFRVLSQTPVDWADIGQDGDLQFHNIWRAPVINLDAEGRCVRINHSIPQRDSHFSVALEEVRPWYEAMATFVRLAQEHSCSFKTTPGDVLTFNNLRLVHGRTGYDDTDRNVRHILGAFIDWDIVYSRLRVLRRANTTCHTSLTQSGS; encoded by the exons ATGTTCCAAGCGGATCGTCGTGAGCTCCCGAGCCATGCCAGTCAGTTGGCTGTGCCTCCCAAGGAGCAGGATCATCCCTGTCTGGTACTGGTCCCAGATATGTACCAGGATATGCAGTTTCCGGATATATGGCTGCGGGATAACTGCCTCTGCCAGGAGTGCTTCATGCCCCAGACATTAAGTCGCTTGCCACAGTTGTGGAACAATCTGGACACCAGTGTCAGGGTCCTGCGTCAGGAGGTGGATGTGGAGCAGCAGGTTCTGTATATCGAGTGGTCCGATGGACACTTCTCCCAGTATCCGTACAGCTGGCTACGCGAACGCGACTTTTCGGAGGCAAATCGCGAGCGATATCTGCGCGACTTTTACCGCCCCGAACAGCAGCTTTGGAGCGGACGCGATTTCGAGCACATACGCCGTGTTTTCAACTACCAGGAGCTACTAACCAACGACTGCGTGCTGCAACAGTGGCTGCAGCACCTGGCTGTGTTCGGGGTGGCGCTTGTCAAGGAGGCGCCACTGCAGATGGATGTCCTGCGGCATTTGTGCAACCGCGTCGGCTTCATGAGACGCACGACTTACGGCGAGGAGTTCAGCGTCCGGGCCCAGCCTGGAGCCAGCAACTACGCCTACCTGGCCGCCCCCCTGCCCCTCCACACGGACATGCCGTACTTCGAGTACCTTCCCGGCGTCACCCTGCTGCACACTCTGGAGCAGTCGGCCTCCCCCGGTGGCGTCAACCTCCTAACGGATGCCTTTTACGTGGCAGATATCCTGCGCGAACGATATCCGGAGCACTTCCGGGTCCTCAGCCAAACGCCGGTCGACTGGGCGGACATCGGGCAGGACGGGGATCTGCAGTTCCACAATATCTGGCGGGCTCCTGTGATCAA CTTGGATGCCGAGGGAAGGTGTGTCAGGATTAACCACAGCATTCCGCAGCGGGATAGCCACTTCAGCGTGGCCCTGGAGGAGGTGCGTCCGTGGTACGAGGCGATGGCCACCTTCGTGCGGTTGGCCCAGGAGCACTCATGCAGCTTCAAGACCACGCCCGGGGACGTGCTGACATTCAACAATCTGCGCTTGGTCCACGGACGCACAGGATACGACGACACGGACCGCAATGTGCGCCACATCCTCGGTGCCTTCATCGACTGGGACATAGTCTATTCCCGGCTTCGTGTCCTGCGGCGGGCGAACACCACATGCCACACATCCTTGACACAGTCTGGGTCTTAA
- the LOC108121314 gene encoding myosin-2 heavy chain: MQYPLLHRSTQITMLRRQIKRKSKEVRRQKRRARRRLELMRRIREQLLRRVQSSIESREMEAEEERRERARQSLGALLRMYRRWLQSWSRTLRQQRRQISQQEQLELQLQQRLYMLRKQLKKRRRPQHMVDQCIKRLARAVRKWQKSSEMHPLLKGQDNIWEMEAVEVREYLTHLHGKPLKLGKAKLRRSVGDIEDFEIPDFKVTYNARRKTRRRRKFPADEKIQDFSKFWDAEVLQKKPKSYPSHGTLSHKSDTDCSFNPDHLRHKKSLAHRKLYSLPPMVTFKSSLNVFQSKQSLRKSYPRFKEKKSHPSKKPSLDALQRLLNQLQSINAENPARGSGKSRRGRHHKRKINRATSADTLVGAKATILQKKVIRLRKRRRPQKISSMEARLEEFRERFHADHRKPKHSSSATSGVGHGWKKKRKISYGPPHETIVQSGDFDSDITDLERDYHHKQRKTKGSIESEEKPSSSPTVSDTGTEYMARRLRKLKRRQYVETSPSVLSRDTQLSVASFSESVKEIILSDDPRGSLRRSFRDRKPRGSLKRRPVKGRLSLSIGRKGQAIIAKPSTNIPIHLRGSDDDAGSSESYRIGQQIGNRIGDGIRGQIGYKPRARAPVDPSRVPVIDMVTHMAKSQAKQVTKVTSKEALRESLKNSEFPQEFMDLDKWERDNTRETLDSIPPLELELAEQSRFRVEDMSTDYKFRRLQKFLKDIIENNTIMDYVADTNELMKVVGKHEMWKDLQDLYNDLAARGVSQEDSKKILGNKYMEYLKSILNELNLAKKALPRLIPPRDSENKVIAIPKKDHSHLKVDHLLTKRTLKKSKSVAQHEPQPDESDSHSQGLGTPHRRHQVMDDLMFKKIIEQELLAARLVREERRRRLLAYPSFSRRFSSHSTYSNRSNWDVAPSEEENIREAETRYSAKNLQTILNDHTLMFKINEQNQEIDKDDKLTTRHPKKIQRHKGSPVEKPLKIKQTRKKPQTTYAVRDTTKRQRRQLRPTEELFYSPRKTCRQQKISDFGEPTECLGCVCLKEPCNSNYYEKCPRCGVPVEVPQPPSTTLLAWESSQDILSQGSIEACAKNEWLLNTTEDICVRCGYVHPKTKYCPQLPVCPLRTKPLQQIKRALVDQVEMPEWPAFSSPAGILKKPTHRFRVVDP, translated from the exons ATGCAGTATCCCCTGCTCCATCGCAGCACCCAGATAACGATGTTGCGGAGGCAAATCAAGCGGAAGAGCAAGGAGGTGAGACGGCAGAAGCGCCGGGCCAGACGGCGCCTGGAGCTGATGCGCCGCATCCGGGAGCAGCTCCTGCGTCGCGTCCAGAGCTCGATCGAGTCTCGAGAGATGGAAGCGGAGGAGGAGCGCCGGGAGCGGGCGCGCCAATCGCTAGGCGCCTTGCTAAGGATGTACAGGCGGTGGCTACAAAGCTGGTCGAGGACCTTGAGGCAGCAGCGCCGCCAGATTAGCCAGCAGGAGCAACTggagctgcagctgcaacAGCGACTCTACATGCTGCGGAAGCAGCTCAAGAAACGGAGAAGGCCTCAGCACATGGTTGATCAGTGCATCAAACGACTGGCCAGGGCGGTGAGAAAATGGCAGAAGAGTTCCGAAATGCATCCCCTTCTGAAGGGTCAAGACAACATCTGGGAGATGGAGGCGGTGGAGGTCCGAGAGTATCTGACCCATCTGCACGGGAAGCCACTGAAATTGGGAAAAGCGAAGCTTCGGAGATCCGTCGGGGATATCGAGGATTTTGAAATACCAGACTTCAAGGTAACCTACAATGCTAGGAGGAAGACGCGACGGCGTCGCAAGTTTCCAGCTGATGAAAAGATTCAAGACTTTTCAAAGTTCTGGGATGCCGAAGTCCTTCAAAAGAAACCCAAGTCATACCCAAGCCACGGGACTCTATCGCATAAAAGCGATACAGATTGCTCATTTAATCCCGATCATTTAAGACATAAAAAGAGCTTAGCACATAGAAAGCTTTACTCTCTTCCGCCAATGGTTACATTTAAATCGTCTCTAAATGTTTTCCAAAGCAAACAAAGTTTACGAAAATCCTATCCAAgattcaaagaaaaaaaaagtcaccCCTCAAAGAAGCCATCGCTAGACGCGCTGCAGCGACTATTAAACCAACTGCAGTCGATAAACGCCGAGAACCCGGCAAGAGGTTCTGGCAAAAGTCGGAGGGGTCGACATCATAAGAGAAAGATCAACAGGGCAACTAGTGCCGACACCCTTGTCGGGGCGAAGGCCACAATACTGCAGAAGAAGGTGATCAGGCTGAGGAAAAGACGAAGGCCCCAAAAGATATCCAGTATGGAGGCCAGGCTGGAGGAGTTTCGTGAAAGATTCCATGCGGACCATAGAAAGCCAAAGCATTCTAGTAGTGCTACCTCCGGTGTCGGCCATGGTTGgaagaagaaaaggaaaattagCTATGGTCCGCCACATGAAACAATTGTTCAAAGCGGCGATTTCGACTCTGACATAACAGATTTGGAGAGGGATTACCAccataaacaaagaaaaacgAAAGGATCTATTGAAAGCGAGGAGAAACCCAGCTCTTCGCCAACCGTATCCGATACGGGAACTGAATACATGGCCAGAAGAttgagaaaattgaaacgacgACAATATGTCGAAACTAGTCCGTCTGTTTTGAGCCGAGATACCCAACTATCTGTCGCATCGTTCAGTGAATCGGTCAAGGAAATCATTTTGTCCGATGATCCCCGGGGCAGTCTTCGTAGATCTTTTCGCGATCGTAAGCCCCGGGGGTCCTTAAAGCGCCGACCTGTGAAGGGCCGTTTGTCCCTATCCATTGGTAGAAAAGGGCAAGCCATCATTGCCAAGCCATCCACCAATATTCCCATACACTTGCGTGGTTCAGATGATGATGCTGGAAGCAGTGAAAGCTACAGGATTGGTCAACAAATTGGAAACAGAATTGGCGATGGAATCCGGGGGCAGATCGGCTACAAGCCGAGAGCGAGGGCACCCGTGGACCCTAGCAGGGTTCCGGTGATTGATATGGTCACACATATGGCCAAAAGTCAAGCTAAACAGGTTACCAAAGTGACGTCCAAAGAGGCGCTTAGGGAGTCACTAAAAAATTCTGAGTTTCCTCAAGAATTTATGGATTTGGATAAATGGGAGAGAGACAACACCCGGGAAACCTTGGATTCAATTCCCCCACTGGAGCTGGAATTAGCCGAGCAGAGCAGATTCCGTGTGGAGGACATGAGCACAGATTATAAGTTCCGGCGACTGCAGAAGTTCCTCAAGGATATAATCGAGAATAACACCATCATGGACTATGTGGCGGACACCAATGAACTCATGAAAGTGGTGGGCAAGCACGAGATGTGGAAAGACCTGCAAGATCTTTACAACGATTTGGCTGCCCGGGGTGTCAGCCAGGAGGACAGCAAAAAGATTTTGGGCAACAAGTACATGGAGTACCTAAAGAGCATCCTCAATGAattaaatttggcaaaaaaggCCCTGCCCCGCCTAATACCGCCACGCGATTCGGAAAACAAAGTGATCGCCATCCCGAAAAAGGACCATTCGCATCTGAAGGTCGACCATCTCTTGACAAAGCGTACCCTAAAGAAAAGTAAATCAGTGGCTCAACACGAGCCTCAGCCGGATGAAAGCGATAGCCATTCCCAGGGATTGGGGACACCTCACCGTCGACACCAGGTGATGGATGACTTGATGTTCAAGAAAATAATTGAACAGGAACTATTAGCCGCGCGTCTCGTCAGGGAGGAGCGTCGCCGAAGATTGCTAGCCTATCCTAGTTTCTCCCGCCGATTCAGTTCCCATTCGACATACAGCAACAGATCCAACTGGGATGTGGCCCCCAGTGAGGAGGAAAATATCCGGGAGGCCGAGACGCGATATTCGGCCAAGAATCTTCAGACCATACTGAACGATCATACGCTTATGTTTAAG ATCAATGAGCAAAATCAAGAGATCGATAAGGATGATAAACTGACTACCAGGCATCCCAAGAAAATACAGAGGCACAAAGGCTCTCCTGTGGAGAAGCCCTTGAAGATCAAGCAGACTAGGAAGAAGCCTCAGACCACATATGCTGTTAGGGATACCACGAAGAGACAGCGGCGTCAGCTTCGGCCCACTGAGGAGTTGTTCTACTCGCCCAGGAAGACTTGTCGTCAGCAGAAGATTAGTGACTTCGGGGAGCCAACGGAATGTTTAGGTTGCGTGTGTCTAAAAGAACCTTGCAATTCCAATTACTATGAAAAGTGTCCACGTTGCGGTGTTCCAGTGGAGGTCCCGCAACCACCTTCCACGACTCTCTTGGCCTGGGAGAGCAGCCAGGATATCTTGTCTCAGGGATCCATCGAGGCGTGTGCCAAAAACGAGTGGCTGCTGAACACCACCGAGGACATCTGCGTACGCTGCGGCTATGTCCATCCCAAGACCAAGTACTGCCCCCAGTTGCCGGTCTGTCCGCTGAGGACGAAGCCGCTGCAGCAGATAAAGCGAGCCCTGGTGGACCAAGTGGAGATGCCGGAGTGGCCAGCGTTCTCTTCACCCGCCGGGATCCTCAAGAAGCCCACCCATCGCTTTCGAGTCGTTGATCCTTAG